The Microvirga thermotolerans sequence GGATGGACCTGGCGCTCCGTGTGGCGGATGGCCACGTCCGGTCCGACGTCCGGCCTGTGGAAGAGCCTGGTGAAGTCGAGACCCTTCGCCTTCCAGTGGTCGATGGCGGCGTTCTTGTCGAGCAGGTCCGACTGGCCGATCATCTCGTCCAACGTCCTGAAGCCCATCTCCGCCATGAGCTCGCGCACCTCTTCCGCGACGAAGAAGAAGTAGTTGATCACGTGTTCGGGCAGTCCCTTGAAGCGCTTGCGCAGGACGGGATCCTGCGTCGCCACGCCCACCGGGCAGGTGTTGAGGTGGCACTTGCGCATCATGATGCAGCCCGCAGCGATGAGCGGCGCGGTGGAGAAGCCGAACTCGTCCGCGCCCAGGAGCGCCGCGATCACCACGTCGCGCCCGGTGCGCAGGCCGCCGTCGGCCTGGATCGACACGCGGCCGCGCAGGCGGTTCAGCACCAGGGTCTGCTGGGTCTCGGCGAGCCCGATCTCCCAGGGGGAGCCCGCGTGCTTGATGGAGGTGAGGGGAGAGGCGCCCGTTCCGCCCTCGAAGCCCGAGATGGTGATGTGGTCGGCCCGCGCCTTGGCGACGCCCGCCGCGACGGTGCCGACGCCGACCTCCGAGACGAGCTTCACGGACACGTCGGCCCGCGGGTTCACGTTCTTCAGGTCGAAGATGAGCTGCGCCAGGTCCTCGATGGAGTAGATGTCGTGGTGCGGCGGCGGCGAGATGAGGCCGACGCCCGGCGTCGAGTGCCGGACCCGCGCGATCTTCACGTCCACCTTGTGGCCCGGAAGCTGCCCGCCCTCGCCGGGCTTCGCGCCCTGGGCGACCTTGATCTGCATCACGTCCGCGTTGACGAGATACTCCGTCGTCACGCCGAAGCGGCCGGAGGCGACCTGCTTGATCGCCGAGCGCTTCGAGCGCCCGTCCGGCAGCGGCCTGAAGCGCTCCGGCTCCTCGCCGCCCTCGCCGGTGTTGGACTTGGCCCCCATGGCGTTCATGGCGAGCGCGAGGGTCTCGTGCGCCTCCTTCGAGATGGACCCGAAGGACATGGCGCCCGTGGAGAACCGCTTCACGATCTCGCTTGCGGGCTCCACTTCGGACAGCGGCACGGGCGCGCGCCCCGTCTCCTCCGCGAGCTTGATGCGGAAGAGGCCGCGCAGCGTCTTGAGGTGGTTCTCCTGCTCGTTCACGAGGCGGGCGAACTCGCGGTAGCGGTCCTGCGCGTTGAGGCGCACCGCGTGCTGGAGCGTCGCCACCGTGTCCGGGTTCCAGGCGTGCTCCTCGCCGCGGATGCGGTAGGCGTACTCGCCGCCCACGTCGAGCATGTCCCGGTAGACGGGCGCATTGCCGAACGCGTCGCGGTGGCGCTGCACGGTCTCCGCGGCGATCTCGTCCATGCCGACGCCCTCGATCGTGGTCGCGGTGCCGAAGAAGTCGCGGTTCACGAAATCGGACTTCAGGCCGACCGCGTCGAAGATCTGCGCGCCGCAATAGGACTGGTAGGTCGAGATGCCCATCTTCGACATGACCTTCAGCAGTCCCTTGCCGATGGACTTGATGTAGCGCTTGACCGCCTCCTCCTCGTCCACCTCGCCGGGCAGTTCGCCCGCCCTGTGCATGGCCGCGATGGTCTCGAAGGCGAGGTACGGGTTGATCGCCTCGGCGCCGTAGCCGGCGAGGCAGGCGAAGTGGTGCACCTCGCGCGGCTCGCCGGATTCCACCACGAGGCCGACGGACGTGCGCAGGCCCTTGCGGATGAGGTAGTTGTGGACCGCCGCCGTCGCCAGAAGGGCGGGAATCGGGATGCGGTCGGGGCCCACCATGCGGTCGGAGAGGATGATGATGTTGTAGCCGCCGTGCACGGCCGCCTCGGCCCGGTCGCAGAGCCGGTCGAGGGCCCCGTCGAGCGCCGCGGCGCCGAGCTCGGCGGGATAGGTGATGTCGAGGGTCTTGGTGTCGAAGCGGTCCTCGAAGTGGCCGATGCAGCGGATCTTCTCCAGGTCCTCGTTGGTGAGGATCGGCTGGCGCACCTCCAGGCGCTTGCGGCGCGAGGTGCCTTCGAGATCCAGGATGTTCGGGCGCGGGCCGATGAACGACACGAGGCTCATGACGAGCTCCTCGCGGATCGGGTCGATCGGCGGGTTCGTCACCTGCGCGAAGTTCTGCTTGAAGTAGGTGTAGAGCAGCTTCGGCTTGCTGGAGAGCGCGGAGATCGGCGTGTCCGATCCCATCGAGCCCACCGCCTCCTGGCCGGTCACGGCCATGGGCTGCATGAGGAGCTTGAGGTCCTCCTGGGTGTAGCCGAAGGCCTGCTGCCGGTCGAGGAGCGAAACGTCCGTGCGGGACTCGCGCGCCTGCACGGGCTTCAGGTCCTCGAGCACGATCTGCGTGCGCTTCAGCCATTCCTTGTAGGGGTGCGCGTTCGACAGCTGGCGCTTGATCTCGTCGTCGGAGACGATGCGGCCTTCCTCCAGGTCGATCAGGAGCATCTTGCCCGGCTGCAGGCGCCACTTCTCGACGATCTTCTCCTCCGGGATCGGCAACACGCCCATCTCGGAGGCGAGCACCACGAGGCCGTCGTCGGTCACGAGGTAGCGGGCGGGCCGCAGGCCGTTGCGGTCGAGCGTCGCGCCGATCTGCCGGCCGTCGGTGAAGCACACGGCTGCGGGGCCGTCCCACGGCTCCATGAGGGCGGCGTGGTACTCGTAGAAGGCGCGGCGGCTCTCGTCCATGAGCGGATTGCCCGCCCAGGCCTCCGGGATCAGCATCATCATCGCGTGCGCCAGCGAGTAGCCGCCGCGCACCAGGAACTCGAGGGCGTTGTCGAAGCAGGCGGTGTCGGACTGGCCCTCGTAGGAGATCGGCCAGATCTTGGAGATGTCGTTGCCGAAGAGCTCGGAATCGACCGAGGCCTGGCGGGCGGCCATCCAGTTCACGTTGCCGCGCAGGGTGTTGATCTCGCCGTTGTGGGCGACCATGCGGTACGGGTGGGCGAGCTGCCAGGTCGGGAAGGTGTTGGTGGCGAAGCGCTGGTGGACGAGGGCGATGGCGCTCTCGAAGCGCGGGTCCTGCAGGTCGCGGTAGTAGCGGCCGAGCTGGGTCACCAGCACCATGCCCTTGTAGACGATGGTGCGGGAGGACAGGGAAACCGGGTAGTAGCCCGCGGTGCGCGGGTCCTTCATGTCGTAGACGGCGTTGGAGATCACCTTGCGGGCGAGGAACAGGCGCCGCTCGAAGGTCTCCTGGTCGTCCATCCCCTTGCCCTTGCCGATGAAGATCTGCCGGTGCAGGGGCTCGGAGGCCTTGACGCTCTCGCCGAGGTCGCTCGAATCCACCGGCACGTCGCGCCAGCCCAGGACCTGCAGGCCCTCGTCGGCGATCGCCTTCGTGACGATCTCCTCGACGAGCCTGAAGCCCTCCGGGTCGCGCGGCATGAACAGGTGGCCGACGCCGTACGCGCCCGCTTCCGGCAGCCAGATGCCGAGCTTGGCGCATTCGGCGGCGAAGAACCGGTGCGGGATCTGCACCAGGATGCCGCAGCCGTCGCCGGCCTTGGGATCCGCGCCGACGGCGCCGCGATGGTCGAGGTTGAGGAGGATCTGCAGGCCCTGCTCGACGATGGCGTGGGACTTGCGGTTCTTCATGTCGGCGATGAAGCCGACGCCGCAGGAATCCTTCTCGCGCGCGGGGTCGTAGAGCCCCTGCCGGGCAGGCAGGGCGGGGTCCGTCGCCGGGCGGGCCGTCGTATCCGTCTTGGCGGCCGCGCGGCTTGAGGCTTCGGTCGTCAGGCTCTTCATCGGCACGTCGGTCATTCCAGGTCCTCGCATCCAGGCGAACGGGTCACGTCGGGTGTTCGGGGCGGCTTTCGGGTCCGCCGGATGTCGGTGAAGATCCGGAGCCCGCCGCTTCTTGCGTTTCTTGGAGGGGGGATCCTGGCAGGGAGCCCGCACCTCGCGGGCTGCCTTGGGCCTGCGTTCAGCCCAGAGTCGCCCGTCCCGCCCACGTTTTGCGGGCGGCTTTGGCGGTATCTCGTTTCGTTCGCGGTGCGCGAAGCATCAAGAAACCCTCAGGGGACGAAGGAGCGCAGGCGCTCCAGATGGGACAGTATCGCTGTCCTAATGTGGGCAAGGTGCCAGAACTCAACCGGCGACACAAGAGGGTTTGGAAAAGTTTTAGACAAAAGTTTCAAGCCGGACCGCCGGTGTGTAACAAAGGCATGTTTTCGGCCCTGCGGACGAAAGGCTTCTCCGATGGGTCAACGACCTTGACATGATCCGCTTCATGGGGAGGCTGCGCCTCCGCAAGGAGATGAATCATGAACTTCGTGAGCGACAACGTCGTGGGGGCCAGCGCTCCGGTGATGGAGGCCCTCGCGCGGGCCAACGGGGGGGCGATGGCGGCCTACGGGGCCGACGAGATCGCCCGGCGCGTCAAGGAGCGCTTCGCCGAGCTCTTCGAGCGGGAGGTCGCCGTGTTCCTGGTGACGACGGGCACGGCGGCGAATGCGCTCGCCCTCTCCTCGGCGGTTCCGCCCTGGGGCCTGTGCGTCTGCCACCGGGAGGCGCACGTGATCGACGACGAATGCGGCGCGCCGGAGTTCTTCATGCACGGGGCCAAGCTTGTCGGGCTGCCCGGCGCCGGGGCCAAGCTCGATGCCGGCGCAGTCGGAGCCTATCTCGAGGGGCTGCCGAAATCGGTGAAGCAGATGCCGCCGAAGGCGCTTTCCATCTCCCAGGCGACGGAGTGCGGGACGGTCTACCGGCCCGAGGAGATCGCGGCGCTCGGCGCCCTGTGCCGCGATCATGGCATGGCGCTCCACATGGACGGCGCCCGCTTCGCGAATGCCCTCGTGTCCCTCGGCTGCACGCCCGCCGAGATGACCTGGAAACAGGGTGTCGACATCCTCTCCTTCGGCGCGACCAAGAACGGCTGCCTGATGGCCGAGGCCGTCGTGGTGTTCCGTCCCGACCTCGCGGAGTCGCTCGCCTACCGGGCCAAGCGGGCGGGACAGGTCATCTCGAAGGGGCGGCTGATCTCCGCCCAGCTGGAGGGCTACTTCGCCGCGGATCACTGGCTGGACAATGCCCGCCACGCGAACCGGATGGCGAGGCTGCTCGCGGAGGGGCTGATGCGGCTCCCGGGCGTGCGGCTCGCCTGGCCCGTGGAGGCGAACGAGGTCTTCCCCGTCCTTCCCCGCGCGGCGAGCGAGGCTCTCCGGGCGGCGGGCGCGGGATTCATGGAGTGGACGCAGGCGAGCCTTCCCGAGGGCGAGACGATCGCCGCGGACGAGGCGCTGATCAGGCTCGTGATGTCCTACGCCACGCAGGAGGAAGAGGTGCGCCGCTTCCTCCAGGCCGCCTCGACCGCGCTCTCGCGGCAGGCTGCGGAGTGAAGCTGCGGAGTGAAATTGCCCTAACCCTGCCGCATTCTCTGACGATGTCTCCCCGCGAGACCGACACACGGGGTACCTCCAGCCCCAGCGGGACTCAAAGGACCAGGCCTGAACAACAAGAAACGACATGCATTGCGCCCCGGCGGAGCCGGGGCGCTTTTTCGTGCGGGATCTGAAGAAGGCTCGGCCGTTACGCGGCTTTCTGGGCCTCGATGGTGCGCGAGGCGCCGCTGGTGCCGATCGGGATCGCCCGGGGCTTCTTGGCCTCGGGGATCTCGCGGACGAGGTCCACATGGAGCAGGCCGTTCTCGAGGGCCGCGCCCACGACCTGGACGCCGTCGGCGAGCTGGAAGCGCCGCTCGAAGGTGCGCGCCGCGATGCCCTGGTAGAGGATGTCGGGCTTGCGCTCCTCGGAATTCGTCTTCCTCTCGCCGCGGATCGAGAGGGTGTTCTCCTTCACCTCGATGGCGAGGTCCTGGTCGGTGAAACCCGCCACCGCGACCGAGATGCGGTAGGCGTTCTCGCCGGTGCGCTCGATGTTGTAGGGCGGATAGCTGGGGGCCGCGTCGACGCCGACGAACTGGTCGAGCATCGAGAACAGGCGGTCGAAGCCGACCGTGTTGCGGTAAAGGGGGGCGAGGTCGAACTGTCGCATAGGCATATTCTCCACTTGAAGCAACATGCGTTCTTTCGATCCACCTCGAGAGGCTGGATCATGGGGTTCGTGCCGCCGTTCCGGCCGGCACATCCAGGATGTGGGAGCGGCGATTTTTCCTTTCAAGAGGTCCGCCCGAGGGCTTCGGCGAGGCGGCTGGCCGGGAGGCCGAATGCCCTATAAAGAAGGGCCGAAGGCATTTTTTCGCGAGACGTCGATCCCGTGCAGCTCGTTCCCACCCCGAACAACCCGATCCCGGCCGAGCCGAACCTCGTCGGCGTCAGGACGAAGGACGGCCTGAACCTTCGTGCCGCCTGGTGGATGCCCGCCACGGCGAAGCCGCGGGGAACGGTGTGCATCCTCCAGGGGCGGGCGGAGTTCGTCGAGAAGTATTTCGAGGTGATCGGCGAGCTGCTGGAACGGGACTTCGCCGTGGTGGCCTTCGACTGGCGCGGGCAGGGGCTCTCCGACCGGCAGGTGCGGAACCCGCGGAAGGGCTACGTCCGCAGCTTCGCCGATTACCGGCACGACCTGGAGGCCGTGCGGGACCAGGTGCTCCTTCCCCTCATGCCGGAGCCGCATTTCGGCCTGGCCCATTCCATGGGCGGAGCCATCGCCCTCAGCGCCGCCCACGAGAGCTGGCTGCCCTTCCGCCGGCTCGTGACGACGACGCCGATGATCGCGCTGGGCATGATCCGCACGCTGCGGACCGCCGCCGTCCTCATGCGCATCCTGCGGTGGCTCGGCCTCGGCAAGGCCTTCGTCCCCGGCGGCGGGGAGACATCGATCTCGACCATGCCCTTCAAGGGCAACCGGCTGACCGGCGACCCCGCGCGCTATGCCCGCAATGCGGAAGCCGCCACGGCCCTGGGCGCCGGCGCCATCGGCGCGCCGACCGTCGCCTGGCTCGATTCCGCCTTCCGCTTCATGAAGCGCTTCACCGATCCCGCCTACGCCCTCAGGATCCGCCTGCCGACCCTGATCCTGGCGGCGGGGGCGGATCCGGTCTGCGCGACGCCTGCCACGGAGCGCTTCGCGTCCCGCCTGAAGGCGGGCCACGCCATCGTGATCCCCGGCGCCCGCCACGAGATCCTGATGGAGCGGGATTCGATCCGGGAGCAGTTCTGGGCGGCCTTCGACGCCTTCGTGCCGGGCAGTCCGAATCCGCTGGCGGAGGAGCCGGCCGCGGACGATGCGGAGGGAGACGAAGCGGAAGCTGCCTCAGCGGCTGAGGAGCTCGACGGCGGCCGCGTGGACGCGCCGGTCGCCGGCCGCGACGATGCGCCCGCCCTGAGCGGCTGACCCGCCGTCCCAGGCGGTCACGATCCCGCCGGCGCCCTCGATGATCGGGATCAGGGCGACGATGTCGTAGGGCTTGAGCCCGGACTCCACCACCAGGTCGATGTGCCCGGCCGCCAGCATGCAGTAGGCGTAGCAGTCGCAGCCGTAGCGGGCGAGCCGCGCCACGCTCTCCACCCGGTCGTAGGCGCGCAGCTCCTCGCCGGCGAAGAGCTTGGGGCTCGTGGTGGACATGACGGCGTCCTTCAGGGAGGCGCAGCGGCGGGTCATCAGCTTGCGCTCGCCCCCCGGCCCGGAATAGGTCGAGCGGCCGCCGTCCCCGAAGAAGCGCTCGCCCGTGAAGGGCTGGTGCATCATGCCGAATGCCGGCCGGCCGTGCCGGGTCAGGCCGATCAGGGTGCCCCAGGTGGGAAGCCCGGCGATGAAGGCGCGGGTGCCGTCGATGGGATCGAGCACCCAGACGTATTCCGCGTCCTCCTGCTCCGACCCGAACTCCTCCCCCACGATGCCGTGGGTGGGGAAGGTGCGCTTGATGAGCTGGCGCATGGCGGCTTCGCTCGCCCGGTCGGCCTCGGTCACCGGGTCGAAGGCGCCGCCCCGGGACTTGTCCTCGGCGGCGATGCTGCTGCGGAAGAAGGGCAGGATGGCCCGGCCCGAGACGGTCGCGAGCTCATTGACGAAGTGCGTGAAGTCGATGAGCCTCATGGCGACCCTATCCCCTTTGCCCGGTTGCGCGGACCTCGGCCCCGGCGTGGCGGCCCGCGCGCCCGCTTTTACCAAGCGGGCTCCCGGCGGCAAGAGAGAGGTGCGCCGGAGCGCAGGAAGGCGCTCTTCCGGCCCCGCCCCTTGGGCGGTCCGGTCGGGACCGCCCAAGGGGCGGGGCGGCGGCTCAGGCCAAGCTGGCATGCGTTCCAGGCATGGCTCGCGGCGATTTTGCCCTTGCGGATTGTGCGACGCAATTTATATTGTGCACTGCGATATGGCGATGGCGTCGCCTCATCGCAGCCCTTCTTGGGCGTTTCCTCCCTAAACTTCGGGCCGCTGGCAACAGCGGCCTTTTTTCTTTCGGGCGCACCGGCAGGGCCCTGCCGCGGCCCGCCTGAAATGCCGCCGCCTCACATGCCGACGGAATCCTTCACGCACTTGCTGGTGAAGCTCGTCTTGGCCGCGCCGCTGAGCTTCTTCTCGGCCGCCTGCGCATCGCAGGAGGCCTTCATGTCCCGCTCGCATTTGGTCATGAAGCTCGTCTTGGCCGCGCCCGCCAGCTTCTTTTCCGTGGCCTGGGCTGCGCATGAGCTCTCGGCGGCCAGGGCGCCCCCGGCGCACAGGATCATCGCAAGGGCGGCTGCAATCGCTTTCATCGCTCGTTCCTCCGGGCACCATGCCCTTAGGAAAGGCTAGGGCGGTCCGGGCCCAGGGCAAAGGCAATAAGGGATCGGCCGCGGAAGGAGCCCGGACGCCGGGCCGAAGGGCGGCGAGAGGGGCTACTCCGCGGCGATCTGGCGGGGGTGGCGCGCGCCGCCGAGGGCGTCGATGACCCGGGCGAAGGCGCAGGTGAGGTCCCGGGCAAGGGCTGCGAAACCCGGCGTCTTCTCGAGGGCGCGCTCGTCCATGTAGATCGCCCGGTTGATCTCCACTTGCAGGGCGTGCCGGTCGAGGGCGGGCTCCCCGTAGTGCTCGGTGATGAAGCCGCCCGCATAGGGCTTGTTGCGGACCACCGTATAGCCGAGGTCGCGCAGGGCCTTCTCCGTCAGGTCGATCAGGGCGGGGGTGCAGCTCGTCCCGTAGCGATCCCCGAGGACGATGTCGGCCTTGGCGGCCTCCTCGCGGCCGACGCTGGTCGAGGGCATGGAATGGCAGTCGATCAGGAAGGACTGGCCGAAGGTCTGCGCCGTCCGGCGGACGAGCTGCCGGAGCGTCCGGTGATAGGGCTTGTAGAGCCACTCGATGCGCTGGAGGGCTTCGTCCACGGGCAGGC is a genomic window containing:
- a CDS encoding Hsp20 family protein, which produces MRQFDLAPLYRNTVGFDRLFSMLDQFVGVDAAPSYPPYNIERTGENAYRISVAVAGFTDQDLAIEVKENTLSIRGERKTNSEERKPDILYQGIAARTFERRFQLADGVQVVGAALENGLLHVDLVREIPEAKKPRAIPIGTSGASRTIEAQKAA
- the gltB gene encoding glutamate synthase large subunit is translated as MRGPGMTDVPMKSLTTEASSRAAAKTDTTARPATDPALPARQGLYDPAREKDSCGVGFIADMKNRKSHAIVEQGLQILLNLDHRGAVGADPKAGDGCGILVQIPHRFFAAECAKLGIWLPEAGAYGVGHLFMPRDPEGFRLVEEIVTKAIADEGLQVLGWRDVPVDSSDLGESVKASEPLHRQIFIGKGKGMDDQETFERRLFLARKVISNAVYDMKDPRTAGYYPVSLSSRTIVYKGMVLVTQLGRYYRDLQDPRFESAIALVHQRFATNTFPTWQLAHPYRMVAHNGEINTLRGNVNWMAARQASVDSELFGNDISKIWPISYEGQSDTACFDNALEFLVRGGYSLAHAMMMLIPEAWAGNPLMDESRRAFYEYHAALMEPWDGPAAVCFTDGRQIGATLDRNGLRPARYLVTDDGLVVLASEMGVLPIPEEKIVEKWRLQPGKMLLIDLEEGRIVSDDEIKRQLSNAHPYKEWLKRTQIVLEDLKPVQARESRTDVSLLDRQQAFGYTQEDLKLLMQPMAVTGQEAVGSMGSDTPISALSSKPKLLYTYFKQNFAQVTNPPIDPIREELVMSLVSFIGPRPNILDLEGTSRRKRLEVRQPILTNEDLEKIRCIGHFEDRFDTKTLDITYPAELGAAALDGALDRLCDRAEAAVHGGYNIIILSDRMVGPDRIPIPALLATAAVHNYLIRKGLRTSVGLVVESGEPREVHHFACLAGYGAEAINPYLAFETIAAMHRAGELPGEVDEEEAVKRYIKSIGKGLLKVMSKMGISTYQSYCGAQIFDAVGLKSDFVNRDFFGTATTIEGVGMDEIAAETVQRHRDAFGNAPVYRDMLDVGGEYAYRIRGEEHAWNPDTVATLQHAVRLNAQDRYREFARLVNEQENHLKTLRGLFRIKLAEETGRAPVPLSEVEPASEIVKRFSTGAMSFGSISKEAHETLALAMNAMGAKSNTGEGGEEPERFRPLPDGRSKRSAIKQVASGRFGVTTEYLVNADVMQIKVAQGAKPGEGGQLPGHKVDVKIARVRHSTPGVGLISPPPHHDIYSIEDLAQLIFDLKNVNPRADVSVKLVSEVGVGTVAAGVAKARADHITISGFEGGTGASPLTSIKHAGSPWEIGLAETQQTLVLNRLRGRVSIQADGGLRTGRDVVIAALLGADEFGFSTAPLIAAGCIMMRKCHLNTCPVGVATQDPVLRKRFKGLPEHVINYFFFVAEEVRELMAEMGFRTLDEMIGQSDLLDKNAAIDHWKAKGLDFTRLFHRPDVGPDVAIRHTERQVHPIEKVLDRAFIAKAAPALERGEPVVVEETVRSADRAVGAMLSGEVARRYGHEGLPDDTITVKLKGTAGQSFGAWLAAGVTLVLEGEANDYVGKGLSGGKLIIKPSAAMKAAPERSIIVGNTVMYGAIAGEAYFRGVAGERFAVRNSGAIAVVEGTGDHGCEYMTGGLVVVLGQTGRNFAAGMSGGIAYVLDEDGTFAQRCNLSMVDLEPVEEEEELMRRVLHHGGDLETKGRIDILANMSGSDEERLMQLITNHHTYTGSARAKEILDNWATFRTKFVKVMPVEYRRALQEMDRLRNLQAAE
- a CDS encoding alpha/beta fold hydrolase; this translates as MQLVPTPNNPIPAEPNLVGVRTKDGLNLRAAWWMPATAKPRGTVCILQGRAEFVEKYFEVIGELLERDFAVVAFDWRGQGLSDRQVRNPRKGYVRSFADYRHDLEAVRDQVLLPLMPEPHFGLAHSMGGAIALSAAHESWLPFRRLVTTTPMIALGMIRTLRTAAVLMRILRWLGLGKAFVPGGGETSISTMPFKGNRLTGDPARYARNAEAATALGAGAIGAPTVAWLDSAFRFMKRFTDPAYALRIRLPTLILAAGADPVCATPATERFASRLKAGHAIVIPGARHEILMERDSIREQFWAAFDAFVPGSPNPLAEEPAADDAEGDEAEAASAAEELDGGRVDAPVAGRDDAPALSG
- a CDS encoding threonine aldolase family protein; amino-acid sequence: MNFVSDNVVGASAPVMEALARANGGAMAAYGADEIARRVKERFAELFEREVAVFLVTTGTAANALALSSAVPPWGLCVCHREAHVIDDECGAPEFFMHGAKLVGLPGAGAKLDAGAVGAYLEGLPKSVKQMPPKALSISQATECGTVYRPEEIAALGALCRDHGMALHMDGARFANALVSLGCTPAEMTWKQGVDILSFGATKNGCLMAEAVVVFRPDLAESLAYRAKRAGQVISKGRLISAQLEGYFAADHWLDNARHANRMARLLAEGLMRLPGVRLAWPVEANEVFPVLPRAASEALRAAGAGFMEWTQASLPEGETIAADEALIRLVMSYATQEEEVRRFLQAASTALSRQAAE
- the hisN gene encoding histidinol-phosphatase, with amino-acid sequence MRLIDFTHFVNELATVSGRAILPFFRSSIAAEDKSRGGAFDPVTEADRASEAAMRQLIKRTFPTHGIVGEEFGSEQEDAEYVWVLDPIDGTRAFIAGLPTWGTLIGLTRHGRPAFGMMHQPFTGERFFGDGGRSTYSGPGGERKLMTRRCASLKDAVMSTTSPKLFAGEELRAYDRVESVARLARYGCDCYAYCMLAAGHIDLVVESGLKPYDIVALIPIIEGAGGIVTAWDGGSAAQGGRIVAAGDRRVHAAAVELLSR
- a CDS encoding N-formylglutamate amidohydrolase, which gives rise to MRPAITDEFDPPFVVIEPAGQTASFVFNVPHAGAIYPAAFLASSRLDALALRRSEDAFVDELFASVVDLGAPLMAARFPRAYLDLNREPYELDSRMFDGRLPPFANTRSMRVAGGLGTIPRIVADGQEIYAGRLPVDEALQRIEWLYKPYHRTLRQLVRRTAQTFGQSFLIDCHSMPSTSVGREEAAKADIVLGDRYGTSCTPALIDLTEKALRDLGYTVVRNKPYAGGFITEHYGEPALDRHALQVEINRAIYMDERALEKTPGFAALARDLTCAFARVIDALGGARHPRQIAAE
- a CDS encoding PsiF family protein — encoded protein: MKAIAAALAMILCAGGALAAESSCAAQATEKKLAGAAKTSFMTKCERDMKASCDAQAAEKKLSGAAKTSFTSKCVKDSVGM